The genomic window GTGGACGTGATCAACGGCGACGGGCCCATGGCCCCGACCCGGTGCGGCGCCGTCCCCGCCAGCGGCGTGGTGAAGCTCTGCTTCTCCGGGAAGTTCACCGAGCGCGAGATGTACGACCGCATCACCAAGAACGGCGGTCTCGTGGACCACCTCGGCACCTCGGACGTCCTGGAGATCCTGGAGCGCATCGGGAAGGGGGACGCCTACGCGAAGCTGGTGTACGACGCCATGATCTACCAGATCGCCAAGTACATCGGCGCCTACGCGACGGTCCTGAGCGGCGAGGTGGACGCCATCCTCCTCACCGGCGGCATCGCCCGTGAGAACTACCTCGTGGGCGAGATCCGGAGTAGGGTGAACTACATCGCCCCCGTCCACGCCTATCCGGGCGAGTTCGAGATGGAGGCCCTGGCCAGCGGCGCCTACCGCGTCATGACCGGCCAGGAGCAGGCCAAGACCTACACGGGTGTCCCGGTATGGAGCCACTTCTCACGTTGATCCGCCCCGGCTCGGCCATGAAGGTGGCCGGGGTGGGCGTGGACCTGCTCCTTCTGGAGCGGTTCAGGTGCCTGGGGAGGGACCTGGACGACCCGTTCTACCGGAAGACCTTCACGGAAGGGGAACGGGTGCAGGCGGGCGAGCATGGGGATCCCGTCCTCATGCTCGCCTTTTCGTTTGCCGGGAAGGAAGCGGTGTTCAAGTGCCTTGGGATGGACGGGAACCGGGTCCGCCTGAACGAGATCGAGGTGCTTGGCAATCAAGCCGGAGCCTCCGCGAGCCTCCGGGGGCACCTGGCGCGCCAGGCCTGGGCGAAGGGTATCGGCGGGACCCACCTCCAACTCTGGCATGAGGGTGCTTTCATCCGGGCACTGGCCGTGGCCGAGCGCATGCCTGCCCGCCCCGATCCTCTGGCTGCGCCTGAAACGGAAGCCGAAAGCCCGGAACGACTCGATGGCCACCCCCACGCCACCGCATCCGAACACCGGGTGGGGTCAGGATGAGATGGACGGCAGCCAGGCCCCGTTGGGCTCGTGGTACAAGCCCACGCTCATGAGGGTCAGGGGTTGCACCACCCGCAGCCCTTCGGCCAGGCACCATCGGAACAGCCCGGCGTTCCGGGTCGGCACCAGCACCCCCGGGCCCTGGAAGCCGTCGGCGGATGCGAGCAGGGCCTTCAGGTCGGTGGTCTCCTCCGCCGCCGCGTGGCCGAAGAAGGCGAGGGCGCTGGCGTAGCCGGTGATCCGGCCGGCGCGCGAAACCAGCCGGGCCTCACCGGCGCGGATCATCTGCTCCAGCTCACCCCGGCGTTCAAAGCCGTGAACCCGCTGGGCCACAGCGCAGCAGGCGTCCAGGTCCTCCGCCCGCGCCGGCCGCACGGTGCAGCCGGGAAGGCTGCGGGTCCGGGTCCGCCCCTGCATGCAGGAAAGCGGCTCCCGCACATCGAAGCCCAGACTCGCGTAGAGCGCCATGGTGCGGTTGTGGAAGGCGGCCTGGACCAGCCGCACCCCGGCGGCGCCTCGCCCGCGCTCGCGCTCCAGGGCCGCCTCCATCAGCAGGCGTCCCGCCCCGGCGTTCTGGGCCCCGGGATCGACGGTGATGGGCCCCAGGCAGACGACGGGTGCGCGTTCGTCCAAGCAGATGCTGCCGATGATCCGTCCCTCCCGGAGCGCGACCATGCAGTGGAAGCCCGGGTCCGCGAACGGCACGCCGAGCATGCCGATTGCGGCCTCGGGGCTCGGGAAGTCGGAGGGAAAGTTGTGGGCGCGGCTGAGGGCGGCGAAGGCCTCGTAGCAGATCCGGCCGCAGGCGGGCACATCCCCGGGCGTTGCCTTGCGCAGGTCCAGACGGGTTGCGAGGTTCAAGGTCATGGGGTTCTCCAGGAGGGATGGCCATGGCAAGAGCAAGATAAGGGCCAATTCCTTTGGAGATCGTCGGGATGCTCCAGAACCCCCCAAACATGGGGATCCCAGGGAAGGAGGTGCCCGACCGGAACCCGGACCGGGATCCCGATCGTAACGGAAGGGACACCGTCCAACGGCGGCCCCGAGGATCCGGAGGGGCCGTGGCCGGTGGGTAAGCTAAAGCAAACAATTGGTTTGACCCTGATGCGGGAGGGCCTGCCGACGCTGTCACGGATCCTGACACCTATGCCCGGAACCATTACACCCGCCGGCGGCCCATGGGCAGGAACAGGTACCCAGGAATTGGCCTATTGACTACAAGGGTTACACCTTGCCCAAATACCGGTGCATGGCCTCGGCCGCACGGCGGCCCTGGCCCATGGCGAGGATCACCGTCGCCCCGCCCGTGATGACGTCGCCGCCGGCGAAGACGCCCGGCACCGTGGTCTCCCCGGTGGCCTCGTCCACCCGCACCACGCCGCCCTTGAGGGTCTCGAGGCGGTTCTCGGTCTGGGCGATCAGCGGGTTCACGGAGAAGCCCAGGGCCACCACCAGGGTGTCGCAGGGCAGGGTCACGGTCCCGGCGGTGGCGCGCACGCCCCGGCGGCCGTCGGGGCCGGGTTCGGTGAGCTCCATGACGGCGCACTCGATGTGGGTGATCCAGCCCTTGTCGTTGCCGATGCAGCGCAGGGGGTTGGTGAGGAAGTGGAAGTGGACGCCCTCCTCCCCGGTGTGCTCCAGCTCCTCCTTGCGGGCGGTGGATTCCTTGATGGTGCGGCGGTAGACGATCGAGACCGATTCGGGGCCCAGGCGCCGCGCGGCGCGGGAGGCGTCCATGGCGGTGTTGCCGCAGCCCACGATGACCACGTGCCTGCCGACCGTCACCGGCGTGCCGGATTCGGGGAAGAGGTCGGCGCGCATGAGGTTGATGCGGGTGAGGAACTCGTTGGCGGTGTAGATGCCCTTGAAGTCCTCGCCCGGGATCCCCAGCATGCCGGGCAGGCCCGCGCCGGTGCCCATGAACACGGCGTCGTTTTCGGACCGGAGCTCGGCCAGGGTCATGGAGCGGCCCACCAGGGTGTTCAGGACGAACTTCACGCCCATGCGGCGCAGCGTGTCCACTTCCTTCTCCACGATGGCGTTGGGCAGGCGGAACTCGGGAATGCCGTAGAGCAGCACCCCTCCGGGGCGGTGCAGGGCGTCGTAGACCGTGACGTCGTGGCCCTTCCCGGCCAGCTCGCCGGCGACGGTGAGGCCCGCGGGGCCCGCGCCCACCACGGCCACCTTGCGGCCCGTGGCCGGCGCCATGGGCGGCGTCTCGGGCTCGGCGGCCAGCAGCGCGTCGGCGGCGAAGCGCTCCAGGCGCCCGATGCCCACGGCCTCGCCCTTGATGCCCACCACGCACTTGGCCTCGCACTGCTTCTCCTGCGGGCACACCCGGCCGCACACGGCGGGCAGGCTCGAGGACTGCTTGAGGATGCGGGCGGCGCCCAGGGGATCGCCGGCCTCGATGCGCTTGACGAAGGCCGGGATGTCGATGTTGACCGGGCACCCCTCGATGCACTTGGGCACCTTGCAGTCCAGGCAGCGCGCGGCCTCCAGCCGGGCCTGCTCGGCGTTCAGCGCCAGGGTCACTTCCGAGAAGTTGCCCACGCGGATGGCCGGATCCTGGCAGGCCGCCACCTGGCGGGAGATCTTCATGCGCTGGGCGGGCTTGAGGGAGGGCAGGTCCAGGTTCTGCCAGTCCAGGTCGGCCACCGGCGCGATGAA from Geothrix sp. 21YS21S-2 includes these protein-coding regions:
- a CDS encoding holo-ACP synthase gives rise to the protein MEPLLTLIRPGSAMKVAGVGVDLLLLERFRCLGRDLDDPFYRKTFTEGERVQAGEHGDPVLMLAFSFAGKEAVFKCLGMDGNRVRLNEIEVLGNQAGASASLRGHLARQAWAKGIGGTHLQLWHEGAFIRALAVAERMPARPDPLAAPETEAESPERLDGHPHATASEHRVGSG
- a CDS encoding GNAT family N-acetyltransferase; this encodes MTLNLATRLDLRKATPGDVPACGRICYEAFAALSRAHNFPSDFPSPEAAIGMLGVPFADPGFHCMVALREGRIIGSICLDERAPVVCLGPITVDPGAQNAGAGRLLMEAALERERGRGAAGVRLVQAAFHNRTMALYASLGFDVREPLSCMQGRTRTRSLPGCTVRPARAEDLDACCAVAQRVHGFERRGELEQMIRAGEARLVSRAGRITGYASALAFFGHAAAEETTDLKALLASADGFQGPGVLVPTRNAGLFRWCLAEGLRVVQPLTLMSVGLYHEPNGAWLPSISS
- the gltA gene encoding NADPH-dependent glutamate synthase, encoding MPLSPFDETSMAPWHAFHAAALDRLDHLEEALASRDWPNLTGLLRWVATDLCAHNRAEELELLPLLEEVGAEALCEQLLSDHQEIRERAESLLATGGARIFPELARELLGLIRQHIGTEEHLMLPLLRGKSLNGRADVDAEGYRILEKRLLAPETWSFIVQAPMVARGRRPGQFLMVAPFEKSERIPLTLADGDAREGWIRFIMVEVGATTRAMGRLSAGDLLYAVAGPMGEPSELVEEGTVVLVAGGYGSAAILPAAKALKARGQRVITILGGRSRERVLLAKELELASDELIVTTDDGTLGRKGIVTHPLAEILEREPVAEVVAVGPMPMMQAVSEATRERGIFTLVSLNALMVDGTGMCGGCRVSVGGEMKFACFDGPDFDGHKVDFNMLRMRQNWYKEDETAAQDHVCNLGLSSHPVTDADMPFIAPVADLDWQNLDLPSLKPAQRMKISRQVAACQDPAIRVGNFSEVTLALNAEQARLEAARCLDCKVPKCIEGCPVNIDIPAFVKRIEAGDPLGAARILKQSSSLPAVCGRVCPQEKQCEAKCVVGIKGEAVGIGRLERFAADALLAAEPETPPMAPATGRKVAVVGAGPAGLTVAGELAGKGHDVTVYDALHRPGGVLLYGIPEFRLPNAIVEKEVDTLRRMGVKFVLNTLVGRSMTLAELRSENDAVFMGTGAGLPGMLGIPGEDFKGIYTANEFLTRINLMRADLFPESGTPVTVGRHVVIVGCGNTAMDASRAARRLGPESVSIVYRRTIKESTARKEELEHTGEEGVHFHFLTNPLRCIGNDKGWITHIECAVMELTEPGPDGRRGVRATAGTVTLPCDTLVVALGFSVNPLIAQTENRLETLKGGVVRVDEATGETTVPGVFAGGDVITGGATVILAMGQGRRAAEAMHRYLGKV